Proteins encoded within one genomic window of Macrotis lagotis isolate mMagLag1 chromosome 3, bilby.v1.9.chrom.fasta, whole genome shotgun sequence:
- the SF3B2 gene encoding splicing factor 3B subunit 2 — protein sequence MAAEHPEPPKGELQLPPPPPPPPPPPPAPYGAWAPAELQAKLAEIGAPIQGSREELVERLQTYTRQTGVVLNRPVLRGEDGDKTAPPPPMAAQLSGIPLPPPPMGLPPLQPPPPPPPPPPPGLGLGFPMGVGPHPPNLGPPPPMRVADPVALSEEERLKLAQQQAALLMRQEEQAKRAKQERQQEMAPLPPPDMGPIGARPPMTPRVAAPVGPPPPGVPIGAPGPRPRGPLPPPGEENRETDDPSVGPKIPQALEKILQLKEIRQEELISVHDEEDMETDTRSSLGVSASETEEDTASLSKKEKNRKRRNRKKKKKPQRSTSNRAAASGSPGGREKETSRPRGSDAPAAIEIEYVTEEPEIYEPNFIFFKRIFEAFKLTDDVKKEKEKEPEKLDKLENSAIPKKKGFEEERKDSDDDSSDDEQEKKPEAPKLSKKKLRRMNRFTVAELKQLVARPDVVEMHDVTAQDPKLLVHLKATRNSVPVPRHWCFKRKYLQGKRGIEKPPFELPDFIKRTGIQEMREALQEKEEQKTMKSKMREKVRPKMGKIDIDYQKLHDAFFKWQTKPKLTIHGDLYYEGKEFETRLKEKKPGDLSDELRISLGMPVGPNAHKVPPPWLIAMQRYGPPPSYPNLKIPGLNSPIPESCSFGYHAGGWGKPPVDETGKPLYGDVFGTNAAEFQTKTEEEEIDRTPWGELEPSDEESSEEEEEEESDEDKPDETGFITPADSGLITPGGFSSVPAGMETPELIELRKKKIEEAMDGSETPQLFTVLPEKRTATVGGAMMGSTHIYDMSTVMSRKGPAPELQGVEVALAPEELELDPMAMTQKYEEHVREQQAQVEKEDFSDMVAEHAAKQKQKKRKAQPQDSRGGSKKYKEFKF from the exons ATGGCGGCGGAGCACCCCGAGCCTCCCAAAGGAGAGCTTcagctgccgccgccgccgccgccgccgccgcccccgccgcccgcCCCGTACGGAGCCTGGGCCCCGGCGGAGCTGCAGGCCAAGCTGGCGGAGATCGGGGCCCCCATCCAAG GAAGCCGAGAGGAGCTGGTGGAGAGACTCCAAACCTATACCCGACAG ACGGGTGTCGTATTGAATCGACCAGTTTTGAGAGGCGAGGATGGAGACAAAAccgccccccctcccccaatggCAGCACAG CTCTCTGGAATCCCCCTGCCTCCTCCACCAATGGGGCTTCCCCCACTGCAGCCACCGCCGCCCCcaccacccccaccaccaccaggCCTAGGACTTGGTTTCCCCATGGGGGTAGGACCACATCCGCCAAACTTGGGGCCCCCACCTCCCATGCGGGTAGCTGACCCCGTGGCCCTGTCAGAGGAGGAGAGGCTGAAGCTGGCCCAGCAGCAGGCTGCCTTGCTGATGCGGCAGGAGGAACAGGCCAAGCGGGCCAAGCAG GAGCGGCAGCAGGAGATGGCCCCGCTGCCCCCACCAGACATGGGCCCCATCGGGGCTCGGCCCCCAATGACTCCTCGAG TTGCAGCTCCTGTAGGTCCCCCACCCCCTGGTGTCCCTATTGGGGCTCCAGGCCCCCGGCCTCGGGGTCCCCTTCCCCCTCCAGGAGAAGAAAACAGAGAG ACGGATGACCCCAGTGTGGGTCCCAAGATACCCCAGGCCTTGGAGAAGATACTACAGCTGAAGGAGATTCGACAGGAAGAGTTGATCTCGGTGCATG ACGAAGAAGACATGGAGACAGACACCAGATCGTCCCTGGGAGTCTCAGCTTCTGAGACTGAGGAAGACACTGCTTCGTTATCTAAGAAGGAG AAAAATCGAAAACGACGGAACcgcaagaagaagaagaagcccCAGCGTTCGACATCAAACCGAGCCGCAGCCTCTGGGAGTCCGGGGGGTCGTGAGAAAGAGACGTCTCGCCCCCGCGGCTCAGACGCTCCTGCTGCGATAGAGATTGAGTATGTGACTGAGGAGCCTGAGATCTATGAACccaattttatcttctttaaaagGATTTTTGAAGCTTTCAAG CTGACTGAtgatgtaaagaaagaaaaagagaaagagccaGAGAAGTTAGACAAGCTAGAAAATTCTGCGATCCCCAAGAAGAAGGGCTTTGAGGAGGAGCGGAAGGACAGTGATGATGACAGCAGTGATGACGAGCAG GAGAAGAAACCTGAGGCTCCCAAGCTCTCCAAGAAGAAATTGCGGAGGATGAACCGATTTACTGTGGCTGAATTGAAACAG CTAGTGGCCCGGCCAGATGTGGTAGAGATGCATGATGTGACAGCCCAGGACCCCAAGCTTCTGGTGCATCTGAAGGCCACAAGGAACTCTGTGCCTGTGCCACGCCACTGGTGCTTCAAGCGCAAATACCTACAGGGCAAACGGGGGATTGAGAAGCCACCTTTTGAATTGCCGGATTTTATCAAACGGACAGGAATCCAGGAGATGCGGGAGGCTCTACAGGAGAAG GAAGAacagaagaccatgaaatcaaaAATGCGAGAGAAGGTTCGACCCAAGATGGGGAAGATTGACATTGACTACCAGAAGCTGCATGACGCCTTTTTCAAGTGGCAGACCAAGCCGAAGCTGACGATTCATGGGGACCTTTACTATGAG ggGAAAGAGTTTGAGACTCGGTTGAAGGAGAAGAAGCCTGGAGATTTGTCTGATGAGTTGAGGATTTCATTGGGGATGCCAGTTGGACCA AACGCCCACAAAGTTCCGCCCCCATGGCTGATTGCTATGCAGCGATATGGGCCTCCCCCTTCCTATCCCAACCTGAAGATCCCTGGACTGAATTCTCCCATTCCTGAG AGCTGTTCGTTTGGTTACCATGCGGGGGGCTGGGGCAAACCTCCTGTGGATGAGACTGGGAAGCCGCTGTATGGAGATGTGTTTGGAACCAATGCTGCAGAATTCCAG ACTAAGACTGAGGAAGAGGAGATTGACCGGACACCCTGGGGGGAGCTGGAGCCTTCTGATGAGGAATCctcggaggaggaggaggaggaagagagtgaTGAAGATAAACCTGATGAAACGGGCTTCATCACCCCTGCAGACAG TGGCCTCATCACCCCTGGAGGCTTTTCATCAGTCCCAGCAGGGATGGAGACCCCCGAACTGATAGaactaagaaaaaagaagattgaaGAGGCTATGGATGG CAGTGAGACGCCACAGCTGTTTACGGTGCTCCCCGAGAAGAGGACGGCCACCGTGGGTGGGGCCATGATGGGGTCCACCCACATTTATGACATGTCCACG GTGATGAGCCGCAAGGGCCCGGCCCCCGAGCTGCAAGGGGTGGAAGTGGCCTTGGCCCCCGAGGAGCTGGAGCTGGATCCCATGGCCATGACCCAGAAGTACGAGGAGCACGTGCGGGAGCAGCAGGCCCAGGTGGAGAAGGAGGACTTCAGCGACATGGTGGCCGAGCACGCGGCCAAGCAGAAG cAAAAGAAACGGAAGGCGCAGCCCCAGGACAGCCGAGGGGGCAGTAAGAAATACAAGGAATTCAAGTTTTAA